From Veillonella dispar, one genomic window encodes:
- a CDS encoding ABC transporter ATP-binding protein translates to MSPLRRFLIESKSQWGWLALLILALITAAIFEVSAPVLLGKVVDAIVSGLQTDQDINTIFTSIDTIILWLIAIYSGHALFTYFGEYVMASIGSKTVLALRTRMSTHLYSLPIEYFHDHQRGDLLSRLTSDLDTVAETIGRGVPGLVSAIIGIIGATAMMLWISPILGASIIGIILVGIVCLTWLSKRARRVYLRNQNALGAFNSGIEEIVVGKPIIQTFSLEDTTTNQAQVLNENLFKSMRSAAFTSQLVEPLVKFLNQFTYCLVAIQGGLMVLRGSISIGDIQAFFLYVGQVSDPLSRSSYILTKFQETSAALGRIYEVIDTPSEIDKGNKTLGDTTTHPGTIDFEHVDFGYTPSNVFMKDINIHIPGGSMVAIVGPTGAGKSTLVNLIMRFYDIINGRITIDGIDIRDVSRESLHNTVGMVLQDAWIFTGTIADNIGYGKPNASREEIEYVAKLAMADHFIRTLPDGYDTVLKRGGDDLSQGQRQLITIARAFLADPTILILDEATANVDTRTEVEVQKAMNTLLKGRTSIVIAHRLSTIKNADFLLVVENGTIVEQGTHHELIERGGHYKELYENYAAGMTL, encoded by the coding sequence ATGAGCCCATTACGTCGTTTCCTAATCGAATCTAAAAGCCAATGGGGCTGGCTTGCGCTCCTCATCTTAGCACTTATTACTGCGGCTATATTTGAGGTCTCCGCTCCAGTGTTACTTGGTAAAGTGGTAGATGCTATTGTTAGTGGATTACAAACAGATCAAGATATCAATACTATCTTTACCTCTATTGATACAATCATCCTCTGGCTTATTGCCATCTATAGTGGGCATGCCTTATTCACCTACTTTGGGGAATACGTGATGGCCTCTATCGGTTCAAAGACAGTACTCGCTTTACGTACACGCATGAGTACTCATTTATACTCATTGCCTATCGAGTACTTTCACGATCACCAGCGGGGCGATTTATTAAGCCGCCTTACGTCTGATTTAGATACTGTAGCAGAAACAATCGGTAGAGGTGTACCAGGCCTCGTATCCGCCATTATCGGCATTATTGGTGCTACTGCTATGATGCTTTGGATTAGCCCTATATTAGGGGCCTCCATTATCGGTATTATACTGGTCGGCATCGTATGCTTAACGTGGCTATCTAAACGAGCGCGCCGCGTGTACCTTAGAAATCAGAATGCCTTAGGCGCTTTCAATAGTGGCATTGAAGAAATCGTTGTAGGAAAACCAATCATTCAAACCTTTAGCCTAGAAGATACTACGACGAATCAAGCACAGGTGCTGAATGAAAATCTATTTAAAAGTATGCGAAGCGCTGCTTTTACCAGTCAGCTCGTAGAACCTCTTGTAAAATTTCTAAATCAATTCACCTATTGCCTCGTCGCTATTCAAGGGGGCCTCATGGTGTTGCGTGGGTCCATTTCTATCGGTGATATCCAAGCCTTCTTCCTCTATGTAGGTCAAGTTTCGGACCCTCTATCCCGCAGTTCCTATATACTCACAAAATTCCAAGAAACTTCTGCTGCCTTGGGCCGTATTTACGAAGTCATTGATACACCATCCGAAATCGACAAGGGAAATAAAACATTGGGTGATACAACAACACATCCAGGCACAATCGATTTTGAGCATGTTGATTTTGGCTATACGCCGTCCAATGTGTTTATGAAGGATATCAACATCCACATCCCTGGTGGCTCCATGGTGGCCATCGTAGGTCCTACAGGTGCTGGTAAATCTACTTTGGTAAACCTTATCATGCGCTTCTATGACATTATAAATGGCCGCATCACCATCGACGGTATCGATATTCGCGATGTGTCTCGTGAAAGCTTACACAATACGGTAGGTATGGTATTACAAGATGCTTGGATTTTCACGGGCACTATCGCCGATAATATTGGCTACGGCAAACCAAATGCTAGTCGTGAAGAGATTGAATATGTTGCCAAACTCGCTATGGCAGATCATTTCATTCGCACCTTACCAGATGGATATGATACAGTTCTCAAACGAGGTGGCGATGACCTATCACAAGGCCAACGGCAATTAATCACCATCGCTCGTGCCTTCTTGGCGGATCCAACTATTCTCATCCTAGACGAAGCGACGGCTAACGTAGATACGCGGACCGAGGTAGAGGTTCAAAAAGCTATGAATACCCTCCTTAAGGGACGTACAAGTATCGTCATCGCCCATCGCTTGTCTACAATAAAAAATGCGGACTTCCTACTCGTAGTAGAAAACGGTACCATTGTAGAACAAGGGACACATCACGAACTGATCGAACGTGGTGGTCACTATAAAGAACTCTATGAAAACTATGCAGCAGGTATGACCCTATAG
- a CDS encoding methionine ABC transporter permease yields MDFFMQELGVPGSQLLLAAEQTLYMVFLSLFIGTVLGLIIAVTLVVTNPNGIVKNSIVYTITNTIVNIVRSVPFIILMVFILPLTKMIVGTRVGTTAAIVPLVIFIAPYLARLFENSILEVNKGIIEAAQSMGASHFEVIWHFLLPEAKGSLILSITTGTIGLIGATAMAGAIGAGGVGDLALTYGYERLNFPLMLFTVVILIIFVQIIQTIGNYFARRARRS; encoded by the coding sequence ATGGACTTCTTTATGCAAGAACTTGGTGTGCCAGGTTCACAGTTATTACTAGCTGCAGAACAGACATTATATATGGTGTTCCTGTCTCTATTCATTGGTACCGTACTAGGGCTAATTATCGCAGTGACACTGGTGGTAACAAATCCTAATGGTATTGTTAAAAATAGCATTGTTTACACCATTACAAATACAATTGTTAATATTGTGCGTTCCGTCCCATTTATCATCTTGATGGTGTTTATCTTACCATTAACAAAGATGATTGTTGGTACTCGGGTTGGTACAACGGCGGCCATCGTACCGCTTGTTATATTCATTGCGCCTTATCTTGCGCGACTCTTTGAAAACTCTATTTTAGAGGTTAATAAAGGCATTATCGAGGCTGCACAATCGATGGGGGCATCCCATTTTGAAGTGATTTGGCATTTCCTTTTACCAGAGGCAAAGGGTTCACTTATCTTATCTATTACGACCGGTACTATTGGTCTAATCGGTGCTACTGCTATGGCTGGTGCTATTGGTGCAGGTGGTGTAGGTGATTTGGCTCTCACCTATGGTTATGAACGGTTGAATTTCCCATTGATGCTATTTACCGTTGTTATTTTAATTATTTTCGTTCAAATTATTCAAACAATAGGTAACTACTTTGCACGTCGTGCGCGTCGTTCCTGA
- a CDS encoding ABC transporter ATP-binding protein, with amino-acid sequence MKPFMHYIKPLWFPAAIVSLLSLLTVAGTLYIPTLTATIINDGVLKGDLEMITSSSINMLVVALLTVLSAILGVAMSAHISASVGKVLRDDLVKALQCFSLRDFTHFGTGTILMRTSRDVEKIQSVLGEGLNMILPMPLMICVGLGLTFYKSWQLGLVILAVMACMILTIIFIESRALPIIKAIQLKLDDITDLVRDHIVGMPVIRAFNRRTYENDKEIVIFTESARLNKKLRQTFAIGLPTILILFNMSTVAILWFGGYNVSMGSLQVGDIMAVIEYANLILLSMLMAIFVIIDIPEAIVCYARIRELLEHENTDTFPEPYASSITNSMSQSTKHSTNQGSYQTSTGTGTATATATATDNTPLLEFRNVTFRYDNAESPALENISFKVYHGETLAIMGDIGSGKSTITNLIPRLFAIESGDILFKGKSIYEWNVDDLRAHIGYVPQKAYLFTGTIDMNVRYGAASGQVLSVEDVENACHLAKADEFINRLDGGYQYTVSQGGTNLSGGQRQRLAMARALVRKPDLFIFDDSFSALDGTTERAVRTALQEELQKDNRPALISVEQKVSAAKKADHILIINRGQVAGYGTHDELATTSTVYQQILASQEVTA; translated from the coding sequence ATGAAACCATTTATGCATTATATAAAACCCTTATGGTTTCCTGCTGCCATAGTATCGCTTCTTTCCTTACTCACCGTGGCAGGCACATTATATATACCAACATTAACGGCAACCATCATCAATGATGGTGTCCTCAAAGGCGACCTAGAGATGATTACCAGCTCTAGCATAAACATGCTTGTTGTGGCACTACTAACCGTCCTATCCGCTATTCTAGGCGTTGCTATGAGTGCTCATATCTCAGCATCTGTAGGCAAGGTATTGCGTGACGATCTAGTAAAAGCATTACAATGCTTTTCACTCCGTGACTTTACGCACTTTGGTACCGGCACTATATTGATGCGCACAAGCAGGGACGTAGAAAAAATTCAATCTGTTCTCGGAGAAGGTTTAAATATGATCCTCCCTATGCCACTCATGATTTGCGTCGGTCTAGGACTTACCTTCTATAAGAGCTGGCAACTAGGTCTCGTCATCCTTGCCGTTATGGCTTGCATGATACTTACCATTATCTTTATTGAAAGTCGCGCCTTGCCAATTATCAAAGCTATACAATTAAAGCTAGATGATATTACTGATCTAGTCCGAGATCATATCGTAGGTATGCCTGTTATCAGAGCTTTCAATAGGAGAACCTACGAAAACGACAAGGAAATTGTTATTTTTACAGAGTCCGCCCGACTGAACAAAAAACTGCGCCAAACCTTTGCCATCGGTTTACCGACTATACTCATTCTATTTAATATGAGTACCGTAGCTATTCTCTGGTTTGGCGGCTACAATGTCAGCATGGGCTCCCTACAAGTTGGTGATATCATGGCTGTTATCGAGTATGCAAACCTCATCCTATTGAGCATGCTCATGGCCATATTCGTAATCATCGACATCCCGGAAGCTATCGTGTGCTACGCTCGTATTCGTGAGTTATTAGAACACGAAAATACAGATACTTTCCCTGAACCATATGCTAGTAGTATTACAAATTCAATGTCTCAATCTACTAAGCATTCTACTAATCAAGGAAGCTACCAAACCTCTACAGGAACAGGAACCGCAACCGCAACCGCAACCGCAACCGATAATACCCCACTTTTGGAATTTCGCAACGTTACCTTCCGTTACGATAATGCTGAGTCCCCTGCACTTGAAAATATCTCCTTTAAGGTATATCATGGCGAAACTTTAGCGATTATGGGCGATATCGGTTCCGGTAAAAGTACAATCACTAACCTCATCCCCCGCCTCTTCGCCATCGAGTCTGGAGATATTCTCTTTAAAGGTAAATCCATTTATGAGTGGAATGTGGATGACTTGCGAGCTCATATTGGCTATGTACCGCAAAAGGCTTATTTGTTTACCGGAACTATCGATATGAACGTTCGATATGGAGCCGCATCAGGACAAGTACTGTCTGTAGAAGATGTAGAAAATGCATGCCACTTGGCTAAGGCAGATGAGTTTATCAATCGTCTCGACGGTGGTTACCAGTATACGGTTTCTCAAGGTGGTACCAATCTATCTGGTGGTCAACGGCAACGCCTTGCCATGGCTAGAGCCTTAGTGCGTAAACCTGATTTATTCATATTCGACGATAGCTTTTCCGCCCTAGACGGCACTACAGAACGTGCTGTTCGTACAGCGCTACAGGAGGAGTTACAAAAGGACAATCGGCCAGCCCTCATTTCTGTGGAGCAAAAGGTAAGTGCCGCAAAAAAAGCAGACCATATTCTAATCATCAACAGGGGTCAAGTTGCAGGATATGGTACACATGACGAGCTAGCAACTACCTCTACTGTATATCAACAGATTTTAGCATCTCAGGAGGTGACAGCATGA
- a CDS encoding PACE efflux transporter, with translation MSASERVVQSILYEVGCILIGCLVMLFVPHDGQPFVLMVIFSLLAMVWNFVFNWIFDKLVPGDRLERGPVIRTIHAVLFEGLFMFATVPIIMYMMHMSFWMAFVTDITMTLVILGYTYVYNWVYDRARLYFVEA, from the coding sequence ATGTCTGCTTCAGAGCGTGTGGTACAGTCGATTTTGTATGAGGTTGGTTGTATTTTAATCGGTTGTTTGGTGATGTTGTTTGTTCCGCATGATGGACAGCCTTTTGTATTGATGGTTATTTTTTCCTTGCTAGCTATGGTTTGGAATTTTGTGTTTAACTGGATATTTGATAAACTAGTACCAGGTGATCGATTAGAGCGGGGACCTGTAATCCGTACGATTCATGCGGTATTGTTTGAAGGTCTATTTATGTTCGCTACTGTACCGATTATTATGTACATGATGCATATGAGTTTTTGGATGGCTTTTGTGACGGATATAACGATGACATTAGTTATCCTAGGTTATACTTATGTTTATAATTGGGTATATGATCGGGCACGTCTATATTTTGTAGAGGCTTAG
- a CDS encoding trans-sulfuration enzyme family protein: MKFNTKCVHGSGRPDSTGAISPAIYMSSTFSHPKLGDTTGYQYTRESNPTRDRLEQLIAGLEDGKDALAFSSGMAAVDAVFHLFSPGDHIILGDDLYGGSIRMFTNIYEQNGIEFTYVGTSNLDAVKAAFKPNTKAVYIETPTNPMMEITDIRALCTLAHDRNALVIIDNTFLSPYFQKPLNLGADIVVHSGTKFIGGHHDVISGFTIVNDDELAAKLRLTYKTVGACLSAMDSWLVIRGVKTLALRMEQHQKNAIALAEWLKKQPKVTKVLFPGLPEHPGYEINKAQTTGFGGMLSFEVDSEETAKQILEGIKLIQFAESLGGTESLLTYPVTQTHPDLKPEDAERKGITRRLLRLSVGIEDTEDLIADLEQAFNK, encoded by the coding sequence ATGAAATTTAATACAAAATGCGTTCATGGCAGCGGTAGACCAGATAGCACTGGTGCAATTTCCCCTGCAATTTATATGTCTAGTACATTTTCCCATCCAAAGTTGGGTGATACAACAGGATATCAATATACACGTGAGTCTAATCCAACACGGGATCGTTTGGAACAATTGATTGCAGGTCTTGAAGATGGTAAGGATGCATTGGCATTCTCTTCCGGCATGGCCGCAGTGGACGCTGTATTCCATCTATTCTCCCCTGGGGATCACATCATTTTAGGTGATGATTTGTATGGTGGCTCTATCCGCATGTTCACAAATATTTACGAACAAAACGGCATTGAGTTCACCTATGTTGGTACATCCAATCTTGATGCGGTGAAAGCAGCTTTCAAACCAAATACAAAGGCTGTTTATATTGAGACACCAACAAATCCGATGATGGAGATTACTGATATTCGTGCCTTGTGTACCTTAGCTCATGACCGCAATGCACTAGTCATTATCGACAATACATTCTTGAGCCCTTATTTCCAAAAACCATTGAACTTAGGTGCCGATATTGTCGTTCATAGCGGTACAAAATTCATCGGTGGTCATCATGACGTTATTTCTGGTTTTACCATTGTAAATGATGATGAATTAGCTGCTAAATTGCGCTTAACTTATAAAACGGTAGGTGCTTGCTTATCCGCTATGGATAGCTGGCTCGTTATCCGCGGTGTTAAAACATTGGCACTTCGCATGGAACAACACCAAAAGAATGCCATTGCCCTTGCTGAATGGCTCAAAAAACAACCTAAAGTTACAAAAGTGTTGTTCCCAGGTCTTCCTGAACATCCAGGTTATGAAATCAATAAAGCTCAAACTACAGGCTTTGGTGGTATGTTATCCTTCGAAGTAGATAGCGAAGAAACAGCTAAACAAATCTTAGAAGGTATTAAACTTATTCAATTTGCTGAAAGTCTTGGTGGTACTGAGTCTTTATTGACATATCCTGTAACACAAACTCATCCGGACTTAAAACCGGAAGATGCAGAGCGTAAAGGTATTACACGTCGCTTATTGCGCTTATCTGTAGGTATTGAAGATACAGAAGACTTGATTGCAGACTTGGAACAAGCTTTCAATAAATAA
- the metA gene encoding homoserine O-acetyltransferase MetA: protein MPIKVIKNLPAITKLAQENIFVMDTERAENQQIRPLQILLVNLMPTKEVTETQILRALSNSPLQVNLTLLHTASRKAKNTDEQYLETFYRTFDEVKDEFFDGMIITGAPVELMPFEEVDYWSELVEIMDWGEEHVYSTFYICWGAQAGLYHHFGINKSIMDEKLFGVYEHDIYNDRPVLLRGFDEKFWMPHSRHTTVSLQQIKENRDLELLAGSEATGAAIVRSLDNKHIFVFGHAEYDWDTLNREYERDVKRGLDIAVPENYFPDDDPKQRPIVRWRSVSTLLFTNWLNYYVYQETPYIIEQIQKMKFERDKNLGAYI, encoded by the coding sequence ATGCCTATTAAAGTAATAAAAAATTTACCGGCCATTACGAAATTAGCTCAAGAGAATATTTTCGTTATGGATACTGAACGGGCGGAGAATCAACAAATCCGACCTTTGCAAATATTGCTAGTCAATTTGATGCCTACTAAAGAAGTTACTGAAACTCAAATCTTACGTGCTCTCAGTAATAGTCCATTGCAAGTGAATTTAACATTATTGCATACTGCATCTCGCAAGGCTAAAAATACAGATGAACAATATTTAGAAACGTTTTACCGTACCTTTGATGAAGTGAAAGATGAGTTCTTTGATGGCATGATTATCACTGGAGCTCCTGTAGAATTAATGCCCTTTGAAGAGGTAGACTATTGGTCTGAATTGGTAGAGATTATGGATTGGGGCGAAGAGCATGTATACTCTACGTTCTATATCTGCTGGGGTGCTCAAGCTGGTTTGTATCACCACTTTGGTATAAATAAATCCATTATGGATGAGAAGTTATTCGGCGTGTACGAACATGATATTTACAATGATCGTCCAGTATTATTACGTGGTTTTGATGAGAAATTCTGGATGCCACACTCCCGTCATACAACGGTTTCCTTACAACAAATTAAGGAAAATCGAGATTTGGAATTGTTGGCAGGTTCTGAGGCAACAGGGGCAGCTATTGTTCGCAGCTTAGACAATAAACATATCTTTGTATTTGGTCATGCCGAATACGATTGGGATACACTTAATCGTGAATATGAACGAGATGTTAAAAGAGGGTTGGATATTGCAGTTCCTGAAAATTACTTCCCAGATGATGATCCTAAACAACGTCCTATCGTACGCTGGCGTTCTGTAAGTACATTGTTATTTACAAACTGGTTAAATTACTATGTATACCAAGAGACACCGTACATTATTGAACAAATTCAAAAAATGAAATTTGAACGCGATAAAAACTTAGGTGCCTATATCTAA
- a CDS encoding DASS family sodium-coupled anion symporter: MKLNWKLFAPLVVAIIVWLIGAPEGLSANSWIYVSIFAGLVVGLILEPMPPAFIGIIAVTVSMLFKVGPAPVVDKATGVAKAITDAQAISWGLSGFSNAIVWLIFAAFMIGIGYENSGLGRRIALFLVAKLGKSSLGLGYAIAITDLVLAPFIPSNAARSGGTIYPIVSSICPMFDSYPDKNPRKIGSYLNWVALATTCVSSSIFLTGAAPNPLALELSAKSGIVAANWGTWFLAFLPVGLILFIITPLLTYVFCKPEVKGSPEIAAWAKDEYKKLGSMTRSEIFMALISVLALVLWIGASTFKVNPTTTALIVIILMIFTKIMTWQDFLANKPAWNVLTWFATLVPMASGLKNVGFLDWLAKSAGGSLVSLDPTMAVLGLLLAFCLLRYFFASGTAYVTAMVGLFATLILQIPGVDPAQVMLILLVPMGIMGILTPYGTGHSPIWFASGYNKGPEFWKLGAIFGIIYLAIFIVVGIPWIEFVLPLLG; the protein is encoded by the coding sequence ATGAAGTTGAATTGGAAATTATTCGCACCGCTTGTAGTAGCTATTATTGTATGGCTCATCGGTGCTCCTGAAGGTCTTAGCGCAAATTCTTGGATTTATGTAAGTATTTTCGCTGGCCTCGTGGTAGGGTTGATTTTAGAACCAATGCCACCAGCTTTTATCGGTATCATTGCTGTTACCGTGTCTATGTTGTTTAAGGTTGGTCCTGCCCCTGTGGTAGATAAAGCAACCGGTGTCGCTAAGGCGATTACTGATGCGCAAGCTATCAGCTGGGGCCTTAGTGGTTTCTCTAATGCCATCGTATGGTTGATCTTTGCCGCTTTCATGATTGGTATTGGTTATGAAAACTCTGGCCTTGGTCGTCGTATTGCTTTGTTCCTTGTAGCAAAGCTTGGTAAGTCTTCCTTAGGTCTTGGTTATGCCATTGCTATTACGGACCTTGTGTTGGCTCCATTTATTCCAAGTAATGCGGCTCGTTCTGGTGGTACGATTTATCCAATCGTATCTAGTATTTGTCCGATGTTTGATTCCTATCCAGATAAGAACCCTCGTAAAATTGGTTCTTATTTGAACTGGGTAGCGTTGGCAACTACATGTGTATCTAGCTCTATCTTCTTGACTGGTGCAGCGCCAAACCCATTGGCTCTAGAATTGTCTGCTAAATCTGGTATCGTAGCGGCGAACTGGGGCACATGGTTCCTCGCATTCTTGCCAGTAGGTCTTATCTTGTTCATCATCACTCCATTGTTGACCTATGTATTCTGCAAGCCAGAGGTGAAAGGTTCTCCTGAAATTGCAGCCTGGGCAAAGGATGAGTATAAGAAACTAGGCTCCATGACACGCAGTGAAATCTTCATGGCCTTAATTTCTGTATTGGCTCTTGTGTTGTGGATTGGTGCTTCTACATTCAAAGTAAACCCTACAACAACAGCTTTGATTGTTATTATTTTGATGATTTTCACTAAGATTATGACATGGCAAGACTTCCTTGCTAACAAACCAGCATGGAATGTTTTGACTTGGTTTGCTACACTCGTACCTATGGCTTCTGGCCTTAAAAATGTAGGCTTCTTAGACTGGCTTGCTAAATCTGCTGGTGGTTCTTTGGTTTCTTTAGATCCTACAATGGCAGTTCTTGGTTTGTTATTAGCATTCTGCTTGCTTCGTTACTTCTTTGCTTCTGGCACTGCTTATGTAACAGCTATGGTAGGCTTGTTTGCTACTTTAATTCTTCAAATTCCTGGTGTTGATCCAGCTCAAGTTATGTTGATTCTGTTAGTACCAATGGGTATTATGGGTATCCTTACACCATATGGTACTGGTCATAGCCCAATTTGGTTTGCTAGTGGCTATAACAAAGGTCCTGAATTCTGGAAATTAGGCGCTATCTTTGGGATTATCTACCTCGCAATCTTTATCGTGGTGGGTATTCCATGGATTGAGTTCGTATTGCCACTTTTAGGATAG
- a CDS encoding ECF transporter S component: protein MSTKSITGTGLLLAVALLAQSLRLIFPFIPNQVSMFLIGSITSATFVLATWRYGWKNGLVIAWIAPVVAHLQGMLPLPPFILITALGTTAYVFVAHWLQHKPKTLLIVVAALVKAGVLFGGYSLFFSLFQFPPKIVNTMLFVSSWPQLVTSSLGIILALLITKRTKN, encoded by the coding sequence ATGTCTACCAAATCTATTACGGGCACAGGCCTATTGTTGGCCGTAGCCTTATTAGCGCAAAGCTTGCGCCTTATTTTCCCATTTATTCCTAACCAGGTGAGTATGTTCCTTATCGGTTCCATCACGTCTGCTACGTTTGTACTAGCCACATGGCGCTATGGCTGGAAAAATGGTCTCGTTATTGCCTGGATTGCACCAGTAGTGGCACACTTACAAGGCATGTTGCCATTGCCACCGTTTATTTTGATTACGGCCCTTGGCACGACTGCCTATGTATTTGTAGCGCACTGGTTACAACATAAACCTAAGACATTACTTATCGTTGTGGCGGCTTTAGTGAAAGCAGGTGTTCTATTCGGCGGATATTCCTTGTTCTTTTCTCTATTCCAATTTCCACCGAAGATTGTAAATACCATGTTGTTTGTGTCTAGTTGGCCACAGCTGGTAACATCTTCTTTGGGGATTATCTTGGCATTGCTTATTACAAAACGAACAAAAAATTAG
- a CDS encoding MalY/PatB family protein: protein MGQYNFDQILDRTHTKSLKYDFAVKRGKPADVLPFWVADMDFEVPPELKQILLDRVNHGVFGYTESDDEYFKVLQNWFTTRFNWTPEQKWLVKTPGIVFALAMAVRAFTNEGEGVLINQPVYYPFSMVIDDNDRRLINVPLLKGEEKYTIDFEGIERAIVEENVTLFLLCNPHNPVGRVWTEDELKRLGDICIKHNVLIVSDEIHADFVWKGHTHKVFADLGESYAEHCIVCTAPSKTFNIAGLQVSNIFIPNDSLRRRFIKEIDRAGYSQLNTMGIVGCEGAYKVGAPWLDELKEYIQDNIQFTIDYVAKYMPKIHVYRPEGTYLMWLDCSKLPLSPKERDEWIINDAKLWLDTGSMFGVDGEDFERINVACPRKILEEGLEAWRRAYEAKGF from the coding sequence ATGGGACAATATAATTTTGATCAAATTTTAGATAGAACGCACACAAAATCTTTGAAATACGATTTTGCTGTGAAGCGCGGTAAACCAGCGGACGTATTGCCGTTCTGGGTGGCGGACATGGACTTTGAGGTGCCACCTGAGTTGAAGCAAATTTTGCTAGATCGCGTAAACCATGGTGTATTTGGTTATACAGAATCCGATGATGAATACTTTAAAGTATTACAAAACTGGTTTACTACGCGCTTTAACTGGACACCAGAACAAAAATGGCTAGTTAAAACACCTGGTATCGTCTTTGCCTTGGCCATGGCGGTTCGAGCTTTCACCAATGAAGGGGAAGGCGTGCTTATCAATCAACCGGTATACTATCCATTTAGTATGGTTATCGATGATAATGATCGCCGCCTTATCAATGTGCCATTACTCAAAGGCGAAGAGAAGTATACCATTGATTTTGAGGGCATTGAACGGGCCATCGTTGAGGAAAATGTAACATTATTCCTCTTATGTAATCCCCACAATCCAGTAGGCCGCGTGTGGACTGAGGATGAGTTAAAACGACTTGGCGATATTTGTATTAAACATAATGTACTCATCGTAAGTGATGAAATCCACGCTGACTTTGTTTGGAAAGGACATACTCATAAGGTCTTTGCTGACCTAGGTGAAAGCTATGCAGAACATTGCATCGTATGTACTGCACCGAGCAAGACCTTCAATATTGCAGGTTTACAAGTAAGTAATATTTTCATTCCTAATGATTCCTTACGTCGTCGTTTCATTAAAGAAATCGATCGTGCTGGCTATAGCCAGTTAAATACGATGGGCATCGTTGGTTGTGAAGGGGCCTACAAAGTTGGGGCACCTTGGCTTGACGAGTTAAAAGAATATATTCAAGATAATATTCAATTCACCATCGACTATGTAGCAAAGTATATGCCGAAAATTCACGTATATCGTCCGGAAGGGACGTATCTCATGTGGCTAGATTGCTCAAAGCTGCCATTAAGCCCTAAAGAGCGTGATGAATGGATCATTAATGATGCTAAATTATGGCTCGATACAGGCTCTATGTTTGGTGTAGATGGAGAAGACTTTGAACGTATTAATGTCGCTTGCCCTCGCAAGATATTAGAAGAAGGGCTCGAAGCTTGGCGACGTGCTTACGAGGCTAAAGGCTTTTAA
- a CDS encoding MetQ/NlpA family ABC transporter substrate-binding protein, with protein sequence MKFKKLLALGAALVFSVAFIAGCGSNNSDNGAKKELSYSKSQGPYSELFEKGVKPILEKQGYTFKGVDMSDLVQADQVLSDGEVDFNVEQHTAYMKNFNEKQNGHLVALTPIPTVPAGIFSGSKTSLDQVADGDTIAVPNDASNMARAYALLQKIGWIKLDPNKDLATVTQADIIENPKHLKFTEMKSLTIPSVRTDFDYIVITGAIIYNAKIDPKTALANEDVLPQWLLQVVVNEKNKDAQWAKDIVAAYHSQEFKDYMEKNNNGLWFVPKGE encoded by the coding sequence ATGAAATTTAAGAAACTTCTTGCCCTTGGTGCGGCATTAGTATTTAGCGTAGCTTTTATCGCAGGCTGCGGCTCAAACAATAGCGATAATGGTGCTAAAAAAGAATTATCCTATAGTAAGTCTCAAGGTCCTTACTCTGAATTGTTTGAAAAAGGTGTAAAACCAATTTTGGAAAAACAAGGCTACACCTTTAAAGGTGTAGATATGTCTGACTTGGTACAAGCGGACCAAGTGTTGAGCGATGGTGAAGTAGATTTCAACGTTGAACAACATACAGCATACATGAAAAACTTCAACGAAAAACAAAATGGTCATCTTGTAGCGTTGACTCCAATTCCAACAGTGCCAGCAGGTATCTTTAGCGGTTCTAAAACCTCTTTAGACCAAGTGGCAGATGGTGATACTATTGCAGTACCAAATGATGCATCTAACATGGCTCGTGCCTATGCATTGTTGCAAAAAATCGGTTGGATTAAACTTGATCCTAACAAAGATTTAGCAACAGTAACACAAGCTGATATCATTGAAAATCCTAAACATCTTAAATTTACAGAAATGAAATCTCTTACAATTCCTTCTGTACGTACTGATTTCGACTATATTGTTATTACCGGTGCTATCATCTATAATGCAAAAATTGATCCTAAAACTGCATTAGCAAATGAAGATGTATTACCACAATGGTTGTTACAAGTCGTAGTTAACGAGAAGAACAAAGATGCACAATGGGCAAAAGACATTGTAGCTGCTTACCACTCTCAAGAATTCAAAGACTACATGGAAAAAAATAACAACGGCCTATGGTTCGTACCAAAAGGTGAATAG